Proteins co-encoded in one Haloarcula pelagica genomic window:
- a CDS encoding ABC transporter substrate-binding protein, which produces MSGSISDERSKNIRRRRFIQSAGTATLAGLAGCGGGAGSTESGTQTGDGGDGPSPSESSPLNVEFFGGVFKEVMDEHLVAPFEEDTGIPVESSAGVSAQDTLKLQSAVQAGEAPIDLVVASPVNRIRGQRLGIWHNYDPGELTRSDIVLEDLLPTTDDGQIVGAGAFGWFATLVSQTDIVDDPLSSWSVYWDEQYQDSLGISSDYDAGILDIAARMFFDGTETMQTEEGLTDILEKVSEIKPQVSLWYDGEAEPQQALLDENLTASWLFHDVTLVMEEEGQPVESVFPEEGALQNDGAWVILDSTDYPDEAIEFIDYSLRPEVQKRITENLYTAPVIQESELDMSDELYSRVYGPGPEASIRPSHEVYLDNEDFLSQKWRELIQ; this is translated from the coding sequence ATGAGCGGCAGTATATCCGACGAACGTAGCAAAAATATTCGAAGAAGACGGTTTATTCAATCTGCTGGTACCGCGACGCTCGCGGGGCTCGCTGGCTGCGGTGGCGGTGCGGGAAGCACCGAGAGCGGCACGCAGACGGGCGACGGTGGCGACGGCCCGTCCCCGAGCGAGAGCAGTCCGCTGAACGTCGAGTTCTTCGGCGGCGTGTTCAAGGAGGTGATGGACGAGCACCTGGTCGCACCGTTCGAGGAAGACACCGGGATTCCGGTCGAGAGTTCCGCCGGCGTGAGCGCCCAGGACACGCTGAAACTCCAGTCGGCGGTCCAGGCCGGCGAAGCACCGATCGACCTGGTGGTCGCCTCGCCGGTCAACCGGATCAGAGGGCAGCGACTCGGCATCTGGCACAACTACGATCCGGGCGAACTCACGCGCTCGGACATCGTCCTGGAAGACCTGCTGCCGACGACCGACGACGGCCAGATCGTCGGGGCCGGGGCGTTTGGCTGGTTCGCGACGCTGGTCAGCCAGACCGACATCGTCGACGACCCCCTCTCTAGCTGGAGCGTCTACTGGGACGAGCAGTATCAGGACTCCCTGGGGATCAGCAGCGACTACGACGCCGGCATCCTCGACATCGCGGCCCGGATGTTCTTCGACGGCACGGAGACGATGCAGACCGAGGAGGGGCTGACTGACATCCTGGAGAAGGTCAGCGAGATCAAGCCACAGGTGTCGCTGTGGTACGACGGCGAGGCCGAGCCACAGCAGGCCCTGCTGGACGAGAACCTCACCGCCTCCTGGCTGTTCCACGACGTGACCCTGGTGATGGAAGAGGAAGGCCAGCCCGTCGAGTCCGTCTTCCCCGAGGAAGGAGCGCTCCAGAACGACGGCGCCTGGGTCATCCTCGACTCGACCGACTACCCGGACGAGGCCATCGAGTTCATCGACTACTCCCTGCGACCGGAGGTCCAGAAACGGATCACGGAGAACCTCTACACCGCGCCGGTCATCCAGGAGTCCGAACTGGACATGAGCGACGAGCTCTATTCGCGGGTGTACGGTCCCGGTCCGGAGGCGTCCATCCGGCCGAGTCACGAGGTGTACCTCGACAACGAGGACTTCCTCTCACAGAAGTGGCGGGAGCTGATCCAATGA
- a CDS encoding TIGR00266 family protein, translating to MEHEISYSPSFSLLTVTLDQDESIRAESGAMVSHDTTIDMETNATGGFLKSLARSLGGESFFQNTFHARAPGEVQLASVLPGDIVHRELDDEALYVQSTSYIAGDPALDIDTEFGGAKSFLGGEGLFLLKAAGSGPLFMSSYGAIQAVDVSDRDDFVVDTGHIVAFEESLNFTVRRVGGLKSTLVSGEGIVCRFSGDGTVWLQSRSQGALLAWLIPKIPQRSN from the coding sequence ATGGAGCACGAAATCTCCTACAGCCCGTCGTTCTCACTCCTGACCGTTACACTCGACCAGGACGAGAGCATCCGTGCCGAGTCCGGCGCGATGGTCAGCCACGACACGACGATCGATATGGAGACGAACGCGACCGGCGGGTTCCTCAAGTCGCTCGCCAGATCGCTCGGTGGCGAGAGTTTCTTCCAGAACACCTTCCACGCGAGGGCGCCCGGGGAAGTCCAGCTCGCGTCGGTGCTCCCCGGCGACATCGTCCACCGAGAACTGGACGACGAAGCCCTCTACGTCCAGTCCACCTCGTACATCGCCGGTGATCCCGCTCTCGACATCGACACCGAGTTCGGCGGCGCGAAGTCGTTCCTCGGCGGGGAAGGGCTGTTTCTGCTGAAAGCCGCGGGAAGCGGGCCGCTGTTCATGTCGAGCTACGGGGCCATCCAGGCGGTGGACGTGAGCGACCGGGACGACTTCGTGGTCGATACGGGCCACATCGTCGCGTTCGAAGAGAGCCTCAACTTCACGGTCCGGCGGGTAGGCGGGCTCAAATCGACACTCGTCAGCGGCGAGGGGATCGTCTGTCGGTTCAGTGGCGACGGGACGGTCTGGCTCCAGTCACGCAGTCAAGGGGCGCTGCTCGCCTGGCTCATCCCGAAGATCCCGCAGCGATCCAACTGA
- a CDS encoding DMT family transporter has protein sequence MNPYVLLAGAIVSELVGTTALKLSDGFSNPLPSLGVVVGYGLAFYLVSLTLDELPIGVVYGTWAALGVVGVAAIGVIVFSEPVDIPGLVGIGLVVAGVYCLNVLSSMSAH, from the coding sequence ATGAACCCGTACGTGTTGCTCGCCGGCGCCATCGTCTCCGAACTCGTCGGAACCACCGCGCTGAAGCTCTCCGACGGCTTCAGCAACCCGCTCCCGAGCCTCGGGGTCGTGGTCGGCTACGGACTGGCCTTCTATCTCGTCTCGCTCACTCTGGACGAACTCCCGATCGGTGTCGTCTACGGGACCTGGGCCGCGCTCGGTGTCGTCGGCGTCGCGGCGATCGGTGTGATCGTGTTCTCGGAACCGGTCGACATACCCGGGCTCGTCGGCATCGGTCTCGTCGTCGCGGGCGTGTACTGCCTGAACGTCCTGTCCTCGATGTCGGCTCACTGA
- a CDS encoding TIGR00300 family protein yields MAVSRVVELEGHIIDSGTMQSCFGLIMDLDGSFTVEAFDIGRRKEEESYARLLVEADDEATLQTIVHELHQIGANPADPKDATFEPAPADKVVPHGFYSTTNHPTDIRYEGEWLPVEHVEMDCAVVVEDAERSPTDEPRAYTKVLNAVEAGDLVVTGDTGIRVRPPDRPRDTGGAFGFMKGGVSSERPSESTIRKIATAIEETKNEGGEVLAVCGPALIHSGAREDLARLVREGYVDMLSAGNGFAVHDIERDLYGTSLGMDTETLDHPRHGHKHHIYTISEVIREGSIEAAVESGTIESGVMYECVENDRPFVLAGSIRDDGPLPDTITDAVEAQEAIREQAHEADMVLMLSTLLHSVAVGNCLPSTTRVVCVDINPATVTQLLDRGSAQAVGMVTDIGTFVPLLAEQLVDGE; encoded by the coding sequence ATGGCTGTCTCTCGTGTCGTCGAACTAGAGGGTCACATCATCGACTCCGGAACGATGCAGTCCTGTTTCGGCCTCATCATGGATCTGGACGGCTCCTTCACCGTCGAGGCGTTCGACATCGGACGCCGGAAAGAGGAGGAATCCTACGCCCGCCTGCTGGTCGAGGCCGACGACGAGGCCACGCTCCAGACCATCGTCCACGAACTCCACCAGATCGGCGCGAACCCGGCCGACCCCAAGGACGCGACGTTCGAACCCGCACCCGCCGACAAGGTGGTGCCACACGGCTTCTACTCGACGACGAACCACCCGACCGACATCCGCTACGAGGGCGAGTGGCTCCCCGTCGAACACGTCGAGATGGACTGTGCGGTCGTCGTCGAAGACGCCGAGCGGAGTCCCACGGACGAACCGCGAGCGTACACGAAGGTCCTCAACGCCGTCGAAGCGGGCGATCTGGTCGTCACGGGCGACACCGGGATCCGAGTCCGACCGCCCGACCGACCGCGGGACACCGGCGGCGCCTTCGGCTTCATGAAAGGCGGCGTCTCCTCGGAACGGCCCTCGGAGTCGACGATCCGCAAGATCGCGACCGCAATCGAGGAGACGAAAAACGAGGGCGGGGAGGTGCTCGCGGTCTGTGGCCCGGCGCTCATCCACTCGGGCGCCCGCGAGGACCTCGCCCGCCTGGTTCGAGAGGGGTACGTCGACATGCTCTCGGCCGGCAACGGCTTCGCCGTCCACGACATCGAGCGGGACCTCTATGGCACCTCGCTGGGGATGGACACCGAGACGCTCGATCACCCGCGTCACGGCCACAAACACCACATCTACACCATCAGCGAGGTGATCCGCGAGGGTTCCATCGAGGCGGCCGTCGAGTCGGGCACGATCGAGTCCGGTGTGATGTACGAGTGTGTCGAGAACGACCGGCCGTTCGTGCTGGCAGGGTCGATCCGTGACGACGGTCCGCTGCCCGACACCATCACCGACGCCGTCGAGGCACAGGAGGCGATCCGCGAGCAGGCCCACGAGGCCGACATGGTGCTCATGCTTTCGACGCTGTTGCACTCGGTGGCCGTCGGGAACTGCCTCCCCTCGACGACGCGGGTCGTCTGTGTGGATATCAATCCCGCGACGGTCACGCAGTTGCTCGACCGCGGCTCCGCACAGGCCGTCGGGATGGTCACCGACATCGGGACCTTCGTCCCCTTGCTGGCCGAGCAGTTGGTCGACGGGGAGTGA
- a CDS encoding phosphoribosylamine--glycine ligase, with product MDTKNFLFCSLDAALIADLAWQVHREGHDVKYYIEAERDREIGDGFVPKTDDWRGNVAWADVIVFDDIWVGSEVGTGELARELREQGKAVVGGTPNTDRLEADRGYAMDVLEDHGVNTVAHHVFHDFDAGIRHVQANPAPYVIKPLGEVQNVKRLLYVGNENDGSDVVDVLRAYEKAWGHRMTGFQLQRKVEGVEVAICGFFDGERFVDRINFNFEHKKLFPGNIGPSTGEMGTSMFWAGRNRLFEETLGKLAGWLADEGYVGSIDINCIVNDTGIYPLEFTPRFGYPTIALQQESVESSTAEFFYDLAHGNAPEVEVHDGYQVAVRVVLPPFPFDDPTTYDENSRNAAVVFETERPEGIHIEDAKKVDGQWRVAGDNGMPIVVTGTGETMQQARKQCYDRLDDIVIPNMYYRDDIGERWIDGDGDRLHAWGYLGP from the coding sequence ATGGACACCAAGAACTTCCTCTTTTGTTCGCTCGACGCCGCGTTGATAGCCGACCTCGCTTGGCAGGTCCACCGGGAGGGCCACGACGTGAAATACTACATCGAGGCCGAGCGTGATCGGGAGATCGGCGACGGGTTCGTCCCGAAGACCGACGACTGGCGCGGGAACGTGGCGTGGGCCGACGTGATCGTCTTCGACGACATCTGGGTCGGTTCAGAGGTGGGTACCGGCGAACTCGCACGGGAGTTGCGCGAGCAGGGAAAGGCCGTCGTCGGTGGCACCCCGAACACGGACCGCCTGGAAGCGGACCGAGGGTACGCGATGGACGTTCTGGAGGACCACGGGGTCAACACCGTCGCACACCACGTCTTCCACGACTTCGACGCCGGAATCCGCCACGTCCAGGCGAACCCCGCTCCATACGTCATCAAACCGCTGGGCGAGGTCCAGAACGTCAAGCGACTCCTCTACGTCGGCAACGAGAACGACGGCAGCGATGTCGTGGACGTGCTCCGGGCCTACGAGAAGGCGTGGGGCCACCGGATGACGGGGTTCCAGCTCCAGCGGAAAGTCGAAGGGGTCGAAGTCGCGATCTGTGGCTTCTTCGACGGTGAGCGGTTCGTCGACCGGATCAACTTCAACTTCGAGCACAAGAAGCTGTTTCCGGGGAACATCGGCCCCTCGACCGGCGAGATGGGTACCTCGATGTTCTGGGCGGGCCGGAACAGGCTGTTCGAGGAGACGCTGGGCAAACTGGCGGGGTGGCTGGCCGACGAAGGCTACGTCGGCAGTATCGACATCAACTGCATCGTCAACGACACCGGCATCTACCCGCTGGAGTTTACCCCCCGGTTTGGCTACCCCACGATCGCGCTCCAGCAGGAGTCGGTCGAGTCCTCGACCGCCGAGTTCTTCTACGATCTCGCACACGGCAACGCCCCCGAGGTGGAGGTCCACGACGGCTATCAGGTCGCGGTCCGGGTCGTCCTGCCGCCGTTCCCGTTCGACGACCCGACGACCTACGACGAGAACTCCCGGAACGCCGCCGTCGTCTTCGAGACCGAGCGCCCCGAGGGGATCCACATCGAGGACGCGAAGAAGGTCGACGGCCAGTGGCGGGTCGCGGGCGACAACGGCATGCCGATCGTCGTCACCGGCACGGGCGAGACGATGCAACAGGCCCGCAAGCAGTGTTACGACCGGCTCGACGATATCGTGATACCGAACATGTACTACCGTGACGACATCGGCGAGCGCTGGATCGACGGCGACGGCGACCGACTCCACGCGTGGGGGTATCTCGGGCCGTAG
- a CDS encoding DUF7553 family protein, which translates to MTREELSAASEALESAAESTASDAARERLSDLAAQLDRLSTADRGPDHGRLARIQSALDDIGSGDGSDVAETLSVADDHIDDYRSDLEGV; encoded by the coding sequence ATGACTCGCGAGGAACTCAGTGCTGCGAGCGAAGCGCTCGAATCGGCCGCCGAATCGACAGCCAGTGACGCCGCCCGGGAACGGCTCTCTGACCTGGCGGCACAGCTCGACCGGCTCTCGACCGCCGACCGGGGTCCCGACCACGGCCGGCTCGCGCGGATCCAGTCGGCGCTCGACGACATCGGGAGCGGCGACGGGAGCGATGTCGCGGAGACGCTCTCGGTGGCCGACGACCACATCGACGACTACCGGTCCGATCTGGAAGGCGTCTGA
- a CDS encoding histidine kinase N-terminal 7TM domain-containing protein, translated as MGGLALSPDLAGSLMTVSVLPAVLLVGYLWRIRERPGIRWFIISIGATGGWGIAAGVERIADGRLLTLAGDHVVVFLSTVAVVTWFLFAVEFVHQRRVPWPTFGALMVVPFVIQVALWSDLGHNLVYAPGTTVSDSGLLQPVAGPLYPVSVGYGALIAVAVVSVLVGEWLTVSGQRRRQLTLLLFGWLVLSVGGVFTIADTFAPLDPTPIAFTVTASVFTYALNRYQFLQLNVAGHETILDTLTDPVIVSATDGTIVETNAAADRLSTDGTVPAGVSVGDAFVDRPSVVRCVRDGRDDAIELVVDGETRHYRPARLPIQYGRNVIGVLTFLRDVTTESRREQQLQRQNDRLDQFANVVSHDLRNPLHVADSTLALAADSGDTGRIADARTHLSRMEEMIHDLLVMARNGQTVDETTAVTLEDAAAEAWAHADIADCEFEYTVPSGTRVDADRDRLLHVFENLYRNAADHNDSPVTVRVGALGDHDGATDGGRAGLFVEDTGTGIPDEQRDEIFERGVTTSDGGTGFGLSIVRDIVEAHGWEIRVTDGSDGGARFEITGVDIDH; from the coding sequence ATGGGGGGCCTCGCACTGTCGCCGGATCTCGCCGGGAGTCTCATGACTGTGAGTGTCCTCCCCGCCGTGCTCCTCGTCGGCTACCTCTGGCGGATACGGGAACGGCCCGGAATCCGGTGGTTCATCATCAGCATCGGCGCGACCGGCGGGTGGGGCATCGCGGCCGGGGTCGAACGGATCGCCGACGGACGGCTGCTGACACTCGCCGGCGATCACGTCGTCGTGTTCCTGTCGACAGTCGCCGTCGTGACGTGGTTCCTGTTCGCCGTGGAGTTCGTCCACCAGCGCCGGGTGCCGTGGCCGACCTTCGGGGCGCTGATGGTGGTCCCGTTCGTGATCCAGGTCGCGCTCTGGTCCGACCTCGGCCACAACCTCGTCTACGCGCCCGGGACGACAGTCTCCGACTCCGGGCTCTTGCAGCCGGTGGCCGGCCCCCTGTACCCCGTAAGCGTCGGCTACGGCGCCCTGATCGCGGTCGCGGTCGTCAGCGTCCTCGTCGGGGAGTGGCTGACAGTCTCCGGCCAGCGGCGCCGACAGCTCACACTGCTGTTGTTCGGCTGGCTGGTGCTCAGCGTCGGGGGCGTGTTCACCATCGCAGACACGTTCGCCCCGCTCGATCCGACACCGATCGCGTTCACCGTCACCGCGTCGGTGTTCACCTACGCGCTGAACCGGTACCAGTTCCTCCAGTTGAACGTCGCCGGCCACGAGACGATCCTCGACACCCTCACCGACCCGGTTATCGTCTCCGCGACCGACGGAACGATCGTCGAGACGAACGCCGCAGCCGACCGACTCAGCACCGACGGGACCGTACCAGCCGGGGTGTCCGTCGGCGACGCGTTCGTCGACCGACCGTCGGTCGTGCGGTGCGTTCGGGACGGCCGCGACGACGCTATCGAACTGGTCGTCGACGGCGAGACACGCCACTACCGTCCGGCCCGTCTCCCGATCCAGTACGGGCGCAACGTCATCGGCGTCCTGACGTTTCTCCGCGACGTGACCACAGAGAGCCGCCGAGAACAACAGCTCCAACGACAGAACGACCGGCTCGATCAGTTCGCCAACGTCGTCAGCCACGACCTCCGGAACCCCCTGCACGTCGCCGACAGCACGCTCGCGCTCGCTGCCGACTCGGGCGACACCGGCCGGATCGCGGACGCCAGAACGCATCTCAGTCGGATGGAAGAGATGATACACGATCTGTTGGTGATGGCCCGGAACGGCCAGACCGTCGACGAGACCACGGCTGTCACGCTCGAAGACGCCGCCGCCGAAGCCTGGGCACACGCCGATATCGCCGACTGCGAGTTCGAATATACGGTTCCGTCGGGCACGAGAGTCGATGCCGACCGCGACCGACTGCTACACGTGTTCGAGAACCTCTATCGGAACGCGGCCGACCACAACGACTCGCCGGTCACTGTCCGGGTCGGGGCGCTCGGCGACCACGACGGGGCCACCGACGGCGGCCGGGCAGGCCTCTTCGTCGAGGACACCGGAACGGGTATCCCGGACGAACAGCGGGACGAGATCTTCGAGCGAGGCGTCACGACCAGTGACGGCGGGACCGGCTTCGGCCTCTCGATCGTCAGGGACATCGTCGAAGCACACGGCTGGGAGATCCGCGTGACCGACGGGAGCGACGGTGGCGCACGGTTCGAGATCACCGGTGTCGACATCGATCACTGA
- a CDS encoding ABC transporter permease: protein MSSSEAIDQGRFDRRPLTAAKGFLRAHIKELLVGYPLAMLLVFFVLPSAYLVVVSFFPKPAGEFYSVGFTLANYGQLLESPIYLDYLLKTLEFAGITAVLSTAMGYPVAYWIARVDSELKRQVYLLTIIASMWLTVIIRAYAIKVVFAGNGLFNQALQAGGVIEEPITGGNGYLTVVLGMLYGFLPFAILTMYTSVKNIDPELEQASRNLGASKLRTIREVTLPLSRNGIVASAALVFILSIGSYAVPMLLGNPSEWTLPVIITNTVRDQLNVPFGSVLAIVMTLLIVVLFWASVRYLGLGSEQLVGDAPEEEADG from the coding sequence ATGAGTAGCTCCGAGGCGATCGACCAGGGGCGATTCGACCGTCGGCCGCTGACCGCCGCGAAGGGGTTCCTCCGGGCACACATCAAGGAGCTGCTGGTGGGCTACCCGCTGGCGATGTTGCTGGTGTTTTTCGTGCTCCCCTCGGCCTACCTCGTGGTCGTCTCGTTCTTCCCGAAACCGGCCGGCGAGTTCTACTCGGTCGGGTTCACGCTGGCGAACTACGGGCAGTTGCTGGAGTCGCCGATCTACCTGGACTACCTGCTGAAGACCCTGGAGTTCGCCGGCATCACGGCAGTTCTCAGCACCGCGATGGGCTACCCCGTCGCCTACTGGATCGCCCGCGTCGACTCCGAACTCAAACGGCAGGTGTACCTCCTGACGATCATCGCCTCGATGTGGCTGACGGTCATCATCCGGGCCTACGCGATCAAGGTCGTCTTCGCGGGCAACGGGCTGTTCAACCAGGCACTCCAGGCCGGGGGCGTCATCGAAGAGCCGATCACCGGCGGAAACGGCTATCTGACGGTCGTGCTCGGAATGTTGTACGGCTTCCTCCCCTTTGCGATCCTCACGATGTACACGAGCGTCAAGAACATCGATCCCGAGCTCGAACAGGCTTCCCGGAACCTCGGGGCCTCGAAGCTCCGGACGATCCGCGAGGTGACCCTGCCGCTGTCGCGCAACGGGATCGTCGCCTCCGCGGCGCTCGTCTTTATCCTCTCGATCGGTTCCTATGCCGTCCCGATGTTGCTTGGCAACCCCTCGGAGTGGACGCTGCCCGTGATCATCACGAACACCGTCCGCGATCAGCTCAACGTCCCCTTCGGCTCGGTGCTGGCCATCGTGATGACGCTGCTGATCGTGGTCCTGTTCTGGGCCTCGGTCCGGTATCTCGGTCTGGGCTCGGAACAGCTCGTCGGGGACGCCCCGGAGGAGGAGGCCGATGGCTGA
- a CDS encoding ABC transporter ATP-binding protein, producing the protein MTDPGHLRLHDLTKVYDGSVRAVDGVDLSVAEGEFVTLVGPSGCGKSTTLRMLAGFVEPTDGVVEMDYTDITHHLPEKRDIGMVFQSIALFPHKTVKENIAYGMRVADESYSESEIDDRVAEMLELIEMPGYQDRMPDQLSGGQAQRIGLARALAPQPEILLLDEPLSALDEKLRQRMETELTRIQRELGVTTIFVTHNQEEAMTMSDRIVVMDDGEFAQIGSPSEVYDEPSTLFVGEFMGKSNVFAGTVDDDGRTLHTNRRSITFDADVSPGTEATVLLRPEHISIASEEPTSAANVMTGTVELAQLTGPTVEYEVKVDDETVLTVAEQSSGSTNFAEGDTVAVSFEAGQESVFPASDDPAVDETATPEGAMAHE; encoded by the coding sequence ATGACCGATCCGGGCCACCTGCGGCTCCACGACCTGACGAAGGTGTACGACGGGTCGGTCCGTGCCGTCGATGGCGTCGACCTCTCGGTCGCGGAAGGGGAGTTCGTCACGCTGGTCGGTCCCAGCGGCTGCGGGAAATCGACCACGCTGCGGATGCTCGCGGGCTTCGTCGAGCCGACAGACGGCGTCGTCGAGATGGACTACACCGACATCACGCACCACCTCCCGGAGAAGCGCGACATCGGGATGGTGTTCCAGTCCATCGCGCTGTTCCCCCACAAGACCGTCAAGGAGAACATCGCCTACGGGATGCGGGTCGCCGACGAGTCCTACTCCGAGTCCGAGATCGACGACCGCGTCGCGGAGATGCTGGAACTGATCGAGATGCCCGGCTACCAGGACCGGATGCCGGACCAGCTCTCGGGCGGGCAGGCCCAGCGGATCGGCCTGGCCCGCGCGCTCGCGCCACAACCCGAGATCCTGCTGCTCGACGAGCCGCTGTCGGCGCTAGACGAGAAGCTCCGTCAGCGGATGGAGACGGAACTGACCCGCATCCAGCGCGAACTGGGCGTGACGACCATCTTCGTCACCCACAACCAGGAGGAGGCGATGACCATGTCGGACCGGATCGTCGTGATGGACGACGGGGAGTTCGCACAGATCGGGAGCCCGAGCGAGGTCTACGACGAGCCCAGTACCCTGTTCGTCGGCGAGTTCATGGGGAAGTCCAACGTCTTCGCGGGGACCGTCGACGACGACGGCAGGACCCTCCACACGAACCGCCGCTCGATCACCTTCGACGCCGACGTGTCGCCGGGCACGGAGGCGACGGTGCTGCTCCGCCCGGAACACATCTCGATCGCGAGCGAGGAACCGACGAGTGCGGCCAACGTCATGACAGGGACCGTCGAACTCGCACAGCTGACCGGGCCAACCGTCGAGTACGAGGTCAAAGTCGACGACGAGACGGTCCTGACGGTGGCCGAGCAGTCGAGCGGATCGACGAACTTCGCCGAGGGCGACACCGTCGCCGTCAGTTTCGAGGCCGGCCAGGAGTCGGTGTTCCCCGCGTCCGACGACCCGGCGGTCGACGAGACGGCGACGCCGGAGGGTGCGATGGCCCATGAGTAG
- a CDS encoding ABC transporter permease has product MAEADVTDNVRPGQSSGRLVRKLFASLLARGYVGFVYLVLVLPMIIIVAVAFTSGDFLTFPPEEFSTRYFSEVLASSTWLGGLRLSVTIAVGAAVVSTSVGGALAFGLNRYDITYSKQLWGLGVLPLLVPPVIVAVALMSFFLLIDLWGTRLAVVLAHGLVYSPFPFVLISSGLDEIDEAVEEVSRSLGASRFQTLRQITVPLLASNFLVAILFTFILSLNEYLIASFVGGPGLETIPVLIFASLRYNYSPVIAAVSVLYMTVTVGIVALINYRLDGQLW; this is encoded by the coding sequence ATGGCTGAGGCCGACGTGACCGACAACGTCCGGCCCGGGCAGTCTTCGGGACGGCTGGTCCGGAAGCTCTTCGCGTCGCTGCTCGCCCGGGGCTACGTCGGGTTCGTCTACCTCGTGCTCGTGCTCCCGATGATCATCATCGTCGCCGTGGCGTTCACGAGCGGCGACTTCCTCACGTTCCCGCCCGAGGAGTTCTCGACCCGCTACTTCAGCGAGGTGCTGGCCTCGTCGACGTGGTTGGGCGGGCTCCGGCTGTCGGTGACGATCGCCGTCGGGGCGGCCGTCGTCTCGACCAGCGTCGGGGGCGCGCTCGCGTTCGGGCTGAACCGGTACGACATCACGTACTCGAAACAGCTCTGGGGGCTGGGCGTGCTCCCCCTGCTCGTGCCACCGGTCATCGTTGCCGTCGCGCTGATGAGCTTCTTCCTCCTGATCGACCTCTGGGGGACGCGACTCGCCGTCGTCCTCGCACACGGACTGGTGTACTCGCCGTTCCCGTTCGTCCTCATCAGCTCGGGCCTGGACGAGATCGACGAGGCCGTCGAGGAGGTCTCGCGGAGTCTGGGCGCCAGCCGCTTCCAGACGCTCCGGCAGATCACCGTCCCGCTGTTGGCCTCGAACTTCCTCGTGGCGATCCTCTTTACGTTCATCCTCTCGCTCAACGAGTACCTCATCGCCTCCTTCGTCGGCGGCCCCGGCCTGGAGACGATCCCGGTGTTGATCTTCGCGAGCCTGCGGTACAACTACTCGCCGGTCATCGCCGCGGTGAGCGTCCTCTACATGACCGTCACGGTCGGTATCGTGGCGCTGATCAACTACCGGCTCGACGGGCAACTCTGGTGA
- a CDS encoding TrmB family transcriptional regulator, with protein MTALAELGLSSYEEQVYRTLLVTGAATASTVSEASDVPRGRIYDILNGLEARQLVRTRATDPTEYAAVAPDEAVTELLAERAAELHAEWARYRRVADTVRSTLLPSVPADANIWLGGLGSAEMETALQEHVRTATSSVHAVVGPPYGSAPWETLRREVTAFFDGTDPDVSVSLVVSEDVLDTLPASVFDTIETGRPETDLRAVPELPVSFDVLDRTVATVDIPHPRTASDRLGVLAVQDSEVVAAFERQFRALWADAVPVVCHGSI; from the coding sequence ATGACTGCCCTCGCAGAACTCGGTCTGTCGAGCTACGAAGAGCAGGTCTACCGGACGTTACTCGTGACCGGCGCCGCGACGGCGTCGACCGTCTCCGAGGCGAGCGACGTACCACGGGGCCGGATCTACGATATCCTCAACGGCCTCGAAGCCCGCCAACTGGTCCGGACGCGGGCGACGGACCCGACGGAGTACGCGGCGGTGGCGCCCGACGAGGCCGTGACCGAACTCCTCGCCGAACGGGCGGCCGAACTCCACGCGGAGTGGGCGCGGTACCGCCGGGTCGCGGACACGGTTCGGTCGACCCTGCTCCCGAGCGTTCCGGCGGACGCGAACATCTGGCTCGGAGGGCTCGGCAGTGCGGAGATGGAGACGGCGCTGCAAGAGCACGTCCGAACGGCCACCTCGTCGGTACACGCGGTGGTCGGGCCACCCTACGGGTCTGCCCCGTGGGAGACGCTCCGGCGGGAGGTCACGGCGTTTTTCGACGGCACAGACCCGGACGTGAGTGTCTCGCTGGTGGTCAGCGAAGACGTGCTCGACACGCTCCCAGCGAGCGTCTTCGACACGATCGAGACAGGGCGACCCGAGACCGACCTGCGCGCGGTCCCCGAACTCCCGGTGTCGTTCGACGTGCTCGACCGGACGGTCGCGACGGTCGACATCCCGCACCCCCGGACCGCTTCAGATCGGTTGGGTGTCCTCGCGGTACAGGACAGCGAAGTCGTCGCCGCGTTCGAACGCCAGTTCCGGGCGCTGTGGGCGGACGCGGTTCCGGTCGTGTGTCACGGCAGTATATAG